In the Symmachiella macrocystis genome, TCCGTCGGCCGGTGGTTGCACATAGACCCGCCGCGTCAACTTAGCCTCCGTCCAGCCGGCGGTATTGACCTGTCCGGTGACCGTCACGACCAGCGTCGGGGGATTTGACTTCAGGAGGGCATGCTCGATTTTCAAAATGCGGGGAACGCGTACGTTCGGCAGCGCTGGTTCGGCCATAGCCTCCAACGAAATCACACGGCGATCCTCCCCCGGCCGATCGATGACCAGGCGATAATCCCCAGTCTTTTTCGAAGGCGATACCAGGTAATACCGCGATTTGGCTGGCTGTAACGCGCCGAGGATTTCATAGACCTTGCGTCGCTTTCCGGTCGGGTCGGGCATGTCGACATATGCAAACCTGACAGCCACCGGTGGAAAGTAAGTCCCCGTGTTTTTTTGAAAATCCCCAAAACGATCCGGAGCGGAATACTGATTGCCATCGAAGACCATTTCGCCCCCCTGATCCAGTGAACCGGACAAAGTGATCTTCTGCACATTTCCCACAGCTGACGTCAACGGCACCGACTGCAACGACACCGTCCGCCCACGTGAGCTTTGCGCGAAAACCGTCTGTGTGATGCCGAGACAACTGATTAACCCCAACATAATAAACGACAGGGTACGGAAGTGGATCGAGGAGCTGATGAACATCCCCATGCGTTTCTCCAAAGCGTCTGCAAGGCAGTGTACTGGTGTATGCCAACTTGCAGAATTCTACTCCGATCGAGTGACATATATATGGCACACCAATAAAGGGGAGGGAGCGAATTGTGAAATTTTTTCCGCAATGGCCACGCGACGACTGTCAAATTCAATCCATCGCTTCCATCCACGCGGTTGACGGCCTCTGCACCAAAGTGAGACGATGTTCTCACTATTTTCGTGGTTAGTTTCGTGTTGGCCTGGAGCACTCATGATGAACAAGACGTCGGCCGATTCACCAGTTCTGGTGGTCGGAGGTCGTACAACGGGATTGATGATGGCGGCCGAATTGGCACGGCATGATGTGGCGGTGCGCATCATCGACAAATCACCGGGCATCGACCCACATTGTCGCGCCACGGTGCTTCATTCGCGTTCATTAGAGATCCTGCATAGCCTGGGCATCGTGGATGATATCGTCGCGTGCGCACAACCATTGCACGGAGTCAGTCTGTACGTGAATGGAGAGCCGCGAGGCCGATCCGAGGAAATGCCGGTCGATTCCCCCTTTCCGTTGAGTCTCGGTCTCCCACAATCCACAACCGAGTCCATTCTCGAAAAACACCTCAACGACCTTGGCGTATTTGTTGAGCGTAATACGCAACTGACGTCGCTCGAACAATCCGCCGACAAGGTTCGTGCGCGTTTGCTGCATTACGACGGCCGTGCAGAGGTCGTCGAAACGCCGTGGGTGATCGGCTGCGACGGGGCACATAGCACGGTGCGGCACCAGACCGAGGAGACATTTCCTGGCGATGCGGATCCATACCCCTACTTGCTTGCCGACGTGGTCATGGACGGTCCCCTAGAACCGGGGGATGTCTATATCTTTCTGCATGACGACGGCGAATTGTTTCTATTCATTCTCAACGAGGGACGCCGTATGGTTGTCGCCAACGTTGCCAAGGAGACCGACATCAGCCGGGATCCCACGTGCGAGCAGGTGCAAGAGTTGGTCACACAGCGCAGCCAACATGACTTTCACCTGTCGGACCCGCGCTGGCTCACGCACTTTCACATCAATTACCGACTCGCTCCGCATTACCGGCATGGGCGAACTTTTCTGGCAGGGGATGCGGCGCACGTGCACAGTTTGCTGGGGGGACTGGGAATGAACACCGGCATCCAAGACGCACACAATCTCGCCTGGAAACTCGCTTTGGTCATGCGCGGCGTCGCTCCAGCCACTTGGCTGGACACCTATGAGACCGAACGGCGACAGGTCGCCGAAGATGTGATTGCCACGACCAAACTCGCCACACAGAACGCGGAATTATTTGCCGAACTTTCCTCCACGGACCGTGAAAAACTAGTTCCTCACATGTTCGTGCCGGAAGGCGAG is a window encoding:
- a CDS encoding FAD-dependent monooxygenase; its protein translation is MMNKTSADSPVLVVGGRTTGLMMAAELARHDVAVRIIDKSPGIDPHCRATVLHSRSLEILHSLGIVDDIVACAQPLHGVSLYVNGEPRGRSEEMPVDSPFPLSLGLPQSTTESILEKHLNDLGVFVERNTQLTSLEQSADKVRARLLHYDGRAEVVETPWVIGCDGAHSTVRHQTEETFPGDADPYPYLLADVVMDGPLEPGDVYIFLHDDGELFLFILNEGRRMVVANVAKETDISRDPTCEQVQELVTQRSQHDFHLSDPRWLTHFHINYRLAPHYRHGRTFLAGDAAHVHSLLGGLGMNTGIQDAHNLAWKLALVMRGVAPATWLDTYETERRQVAEDVIATTKLATQNAELFAELSSTDREKLVPHMFVPEGEKMRVRNHEEQIDLDYRSSSICFEPEEGFANGPHPGARALDSPIHLDGQLCQFYDLLRSSKHGLFLFAPASSQGTVSTELTTAAEAAARDHGDWIAVHLVDDWNGESTVPSNVTPIEDPQQTLRQRYGIGESTGLYLIRPDGYVAYRSRQLDSLDEYLARIL